Proteins encoded within one genomic window of Empedobacter falsenii:
- a CDS encoding uroporphyrinogen-III synthase: MRTKILFTKLISPELLEKEFGTDVEVVCKPTLQIELTSKNEISAQIDESVHQFIVTSQNTVNAIQGLELNGHFFVVGKKTAEKLKAQNRKVVLIEDYAEDLAPKLISGNYSPKWNFLCGSSRRDLLVNELSKANQEVNQIITYQSEQVVYQLNETFDAYAFFSPLSFKAFHQQNEISESSRIFTIGNTTTSAIQEVYPNHEIITAQTPLVEVVIENIKKYINDKK, translated from the coding sequence GTGCGAACGAAGATTTTATTCACGAAGTTAATTTCTCCTGAATTACTTGAAAAAGAATTTGGAACTGATGTTGAGGTGGTTTGTAAACCAACTTTACAAATCGAATTGACTTCGAAAAATGAAATTTCTGCACAGATTGATGAATCCGTTCATCAATTTATTGTGACGAGTCAAAATACAGTAAATGCCATTCAAGGATTGGAATTGAATGGTCATTTTTTTGTTGTTGGAAAAAAAACGGCAGAAAAACTAAAAGCGCAAAACAGAAAGGTTGTGTTGATTGAAGATTATGCAGAAGATTTAGCTCCGAAATTGATTTCAGGAAATTATTCTCCGAAATGGAATTTCTTGTGCGGTTCTTCGCGCCGAGATTTGTTGGTGAATGAATTGTCAAAAGCAAATCAAGAAGTCAATCAAATCATTACATATCAATCAGAACAGGTTGTTTATCAATTAAATGAAACTTTTGATGCGTATGCTTTTTTTAGTCCGTTATCATTCAAAGCATTTCATCAACAAAATGAAATTTCGGAAAGTTCGCGTATTTTTACAATCGGAAATACAACAACTTCTGCGATACAAGAAGTTTATCCAAATCATGAAATTATAACTGCGCAAACACCATTGGTGGAAGTGGTTATCGAAAATATAAAAAAATACATCAATGATAAAAAATGA